In Vicugna pacos chromosome 1, VicPac4, whole genome shotgun sequence, a single window of DNA contains:
- the GPR15 gene encoding G-protein coupled receptor 15, translating into MDPVMAPEATLAYPDYFYATSPDPDIEETYSHVTYTSVFLPIFYAAVFLIGALGNLILMSALHFKRGSRRLIDIFIINLAASDFIFLVTLPLWVDKEASLGLWRTGSFLCKGSSYMISVNMHCNVFLLTCMSVDRYLAIMCPATSRKFRRRDCAYGVCASVWFISCLLGLPTLLSRELTLIDGKPYCAEKRATSIKLAWALVALTFTFFAPLVSIVTCYCCITKKLCFHYQQSGKHNKKLRKSIKIIFIVVAAFVCSWLPFNTFKLLAIVSGLQQELSFSSAFLHQGMEVTGPLAFANSCVNPVIYYIFDSYIRRAIVHCLCPCLKNYDFGSSTETSDLTKALSNFIQAEDFARRRKRSVSL; encoded by the coding sequence ATGGACCCAGTGATGGCCCCAGAAGCCACCTTGGCTTATCCAGATTATTTCTATGCCACAAGCCCAGATCCAGATATCGAGGAGACCTACTCTCATGTTACTTATACATCAGTCTTCCTTCCTATCTTTTACGCAGCTGTGTTCCTGATTGGAGCGTTGGGGAACCTCATCCTCATGAGCGCACTGCATTTCAAACGGGGCAGCCGAAGGCTCATCGACATCTTTATCATCAACCTGGCTGCCTCTGACTTCATCTTCCTCGTCACTTTGCCTCTCTGGGTGGATAAAGAAGCATCTTTAGGACTGTGGAGGACAGGCTCTTTCCTGTGCAAAGGCAGCTCCTACATGATCTCAGTCAACATGCACTGCAATGTTTTCTTGCTCACCTGCATGAGTGTGGACCGCTACCTGGCCATCATGTGTCCAGCCACATCCAGGAAGTTCAGAAGGAGAGACTGTGCATATGGAGTCTGTGCCAGCGTCTGGTTTATCTCCTGCCTCCTGGGGTTACCTACTCTTCTGTCCAGGGAGCTTACCCTGATTGATGGTAAGCCATACTGTGCAGAGAAGAGGGCCACTTCAATTAAACTGGCTTGGGCCCTGGTGGCCTTGACTTTTACATTTTTTGCCCCTCTGGTGAGCATTGTGACCTGCTACTGTTGCATCACaaagaagctgtgttttcattaccAGCAGTCGGGAAAGCATAACAAAAAGCTGAGAAAGTCCATCAAGATCATCTTTATTGTGGTGGCAGCCTTTGTCTGCTCCTGGCTACCCTTTAATACTTTCAAGCTCCTGGCTATTGTCTCCGGGTTGCAGCAAGAACTCTCCTTTTCCTCAGCTTTTCTCCACCAGGGCATGGAGGTGACTGGGCCCTTGGCATTTGCCAACAGCTGTGTCAATCCTGTCATTTACTATATATTTGACAGCTACATCCGCCGGGCCATTGTGCACTGCTTGTGTCCTTGCCTGAAGAACTACGACTTTGGGAGCAGCACCGAGACATCAGACCTCACCAAGGCTCTCTCCAACTTCATTCAGGCAGAAGATTTTgccagaaggaggaagaggtcTGTGTCCCTCTAA